The Pungitius pungitius chromosome 10, fPunPun2.1, whole genome shotgun sequence genome has a window encoding:
- the myl1 gene encoding myosin light chain 1, skeletal muscle isoform, with the protein MAPKKDPKAPVKKAEPAAAPAPAPEPAPAPAAPAAVDLSAVKVEFSPDQIDDYREAFGLFDRVGDNKVAYIQIADIMRALGQNPTNKEVGKLLGMPSPEDMASKRVDFEGFLPMLQSIINSPNKAVLDDYVEGLRVFDKEGNGTVMGAELRIVLATLGEKMNEAEIDALMTGQEDENGCVNYEAFVKHIMSV; encoded by the exons ATGGCACCCAAGAAGGACCCCAAGGCGCCCGTCAAGAAGGCCGAGCCTGCAGCGGCCCCCGCACCGGCACCGGAGCCCGCTCCCGCTCCCGCAGCGCCCGCCGCTGTCGACCTGTCCGCCGTCAAG GTGGAATTCAGTCCAGACCAGATTGATG ACTACAGGGAGGCCTTCGGTCTGTTTGACAGGGTGGGGGACAACAAGGTGGCTTACATCCAGATCGCTGACATCATGCGCGCTCTGGGACAGAACCCCACCAACAAGGAGGTCGGCAAACTGCTTGGAATGCCCTCCCCTGAag ACATGGCCAGCAAGAGAGTCGATTTCGAGGGCTTCCTCCCCATGCTCCAGAGCATCATCAACAGCCCCAACAAGGCGGTGCTCGACGACTACGTTGAGGGTCTGCGCGTCTTCGACAAGGAGGGCAACGGCACCGTGATGGGCGCCGAGCTGCGCATCGTCCTCGCCACACTGG GAGAGAAGATGAATGAGGCTGAGATCGATGCTCTGATGACAGGACAGGAGGACGAGAACGGCTGTGTCAACTATGAGG CCTTTGTCAAGCACATCATGTCTGTGTAA